The Chitinophaga niabensis genome segment TCTCCGGTACGCTCCAGCAATTTACCCAGGTGATAATAAGAACCTACATAAGTAGGCTCATTTTCCAGCAATTCCTCAAATACTTTCCTTGCATTCCCATCCTCCTGTATCTTGATGTATTCCAGTGCCAGCGCATGTTTCAGGAAACTATCCTGCGGGCTGCTTTCAAGGAATGCCTTCAGTTGAGCGATTCTATCCATATTGAATATTTCTAATTTTAATTACGGGCGGCCGCCTGTTCGCCCAATGCCTAAATCCCATATATTTGCTAATACTGCATTTTTCAATTAAACCAGTTAACGGATATGAAGATCTTAGTATGTATCAGTAAAACTCCCGACACAACTGCAAAAATAGCTTTCGCAGACAACAACACGAAATTCAGTGAAGCGGGTGTGCAGTTTATTATCAATCCATACGATGAATGGTATGCCCTGGTAAGAGCATTGGAGCTGAAAGAAACGTTGAACGCCACCGTACACCTGATCACAGTGGGAGGAGCCGATACCGAACCCGTGATCCGCAAGGCCCTTGCCCTTGGCGGAGATGAAGCCTTCCGTGTGAATGCGGATAGTCATGACAGTTATTATATTGCTTCACAGATAGCGGCACATGCCAAACAGGAAAATTACGACATCATATTTACCGGTAAAGAAACCATCGACTATAACGGTTCCGGCATTGGGGGTATGGTAGCAGAACTGGTGGGCATCCCCTTTGTTTCCATTGCTTCTAAATTTGAACTGAGCGGCCAGGTAGCTACCCTTCGCCGCGAGATAGAAGGCGGAGAAGAAGTTTGCGAGGTTACATTACCGGTAGCCGTTTCCTGCCAGAAAGGAATGGCCGAAGCCAGGATCCCCAACATGCGGGGCATCATGGCGGCGCGCACCAAACCACTGAAAGTAATAGAACCCGTACAGGCCGATACACTCACCAGTATCGTATCATTTGAATTGCCACCAGCCAAAGCCGGTGTGAAACTGATCCCTGCTGATAACGTGGAAGAGTTAGTGAAACTCCTGCACGAAGAAGCTAAAGTGATCTGATCTTATTCAACACTAAAACAAATCGCATGTCCGTTTTAATATTCGCCGATCAATTTCAGGGAAAAATAAAGAAGTCTGCACTGGAAGCAGTACAGTATGGCGCCAAAGTGGCCGCCCAATCAGGAACAACTGCTACTGCGCTGGTAGCAGGAGAAGTAAGTGCGGAGGAACTGGCCAGCCTGGGCCAGTATGGCGCGCAAAAAGTATTACATGTGGCAGATGCCCGTTTGAATGAACTGGAAGCCGGCACCGCCACAAAGATCCTCGCGGAAGCGGTGGCAAAGGAAAATGCCGCTGTGGTTGTTTTCTCCCATAACTTCTCAGGCCGTGCCATTGCCCCGCAATTATCGTCCCGCTTAAAAGCAGGCCTGGTGGCTGGAGCTATCTCCCTGCCGGACACCGCTAACGGTTTTGTGGTAAAGAAGAACGTTTTCTCCGGGAAAGCCTTCGCCAACGTAAACATTACGTCTGAAAAGAAGATCGTTTCCGTATTACCCAATACTTTCAGCCTGGCTCCAACAGATGGTACCGCTGCTGTGGAAGCTTTTGCTCCTGCCCTTACAGATGCCGACTTCCGCATCAAACCACTTAAAGTAGAAACTATCAGTGGTGAAGTACCGCTGACAGAAGCAGAAATAGTAGTGAGCGGCGGCCGTGGCCTGAAAGGGCCCGAACACTGGGGCATACTGGAAGACCTGGCCCATGCGCTGGGTGCTGCCACTGCCTGCAGCCGCCCTGTGGCAGATGCAGACTGGCGCCCGCATCATGAACACGTTGGCCAGACCGGTTTCACCGTAAGGCCCAATTTATACATAGCTATTGGTATTTCCGGAGCTATTCAGCACCTGGCAGGTGTTAACGGCAGTAAAGTAATAGTAGTGATCAATAAAGACCCTGAAGCCCCCTTCTTTAAGGCCGCAGATTACGGTATAGTAGGCGATGCCTTTGAGGTGGTGCCTAAATTAACGGCCGCTGTTAAGAAATATAAGGGTATCTGATAATTTGTGATAGCCGTCTGCTATTGACTTTCGGCTGGATATTGCCGCTTTCGTGCTGCAAAATCCGCCCGGATGCTAATAGCTGGCGGCTTTCCGCTTTTTAGATATCGATTATTTTTCTAACTTCACGTCTTACACGATTAAACGTGAGCGCTAACGCGTATTTGACAGTATGAGAAAAATAGAA includes the following:
- a CDS encoding tetratricopeptide repeat protein, giving the protein MDRIAQLKAFLESSPQDSFLKHALALEYIKIQEDGNARKVFEELLENEPTYVGSYYHLGKLLERTGETEAAIAVYEKGMYIAWEEKDMHAYNELQAAHEDLTD
- a CDS encoding electron transfer flavoprotein subunit beta/FixA family protein; the encoded protein is MKILVCISKTPDTTAKIAFADNNTKFSEAGVQFIINPYDEWYALVRALELKETLNATVHLITVGGADTEPVIRKALALGGDEAFRVNADSHDSYYIASQIAAHAKQENYDIIFTGKETIDYNGSGIGGMVAELVGIPFVSIASKFELSGQVATLRREIEGGEEVCEVTLPVAVSCQKGMAEARIPNMRGIMAARTKPLKVIEPVQADTLTSIVSFELPPAKAGVKLIPADNVEELVKLLHEEAKVI
- a CDS encoding electron transfer flavoprotein subunit alpha/FixB family protein codes for the protein MSVLIFADQFQGKIKKSALEAVQYGAKVAAQSGTTATALVAGEVSAEELASLGQYGAQKVLHVADARLNELEAGTATKILAEAVAKENAAVVVFSHNFSGRAIAPQLSSRLKAGLVAGAISLPDTANGFVVKKNVFSGKAFANVNITSEKKIVSVLPNTFSLAPTDGTAAVEAFAPALTDADFRIKPLKVETISGEVPLTEAEIVVSGGRGLKGPEHWGILEDLAHALGAATACSRPVADADWRPHHEHVGQTGFTVRPNLYIAIGISGAIQHLAGVNGSKVIVVINKDPEAPFFKAADYGIVGDAFEVVPKLTAAVKKYKGI